One part of the candidate division WOR-3 bacterium genome encodes these proteins:
- a CDS encoding choice-of-anchor J domain-containing protein: MKLLQILMIGSLFFSVVLSYAKEYQPIQEIEILKANDAGAAIRLPAPLYDSNRVWTGSTANLTRKIAFGKYFKGSADDTLRIITVQSGGTRYLVIATDTMSTNFVKNGFRIETPYSFTSGSSAYSVAVGDVDGDEYTDILTGHSATPYRLIWFEWDGANWVARDSFAVNSSINDIVFGDGDNNPTTRDFYINIVQTSPSAAIMRVQWDGSAWDTTRILLSGTVAARGIAIGDIVPTLSGNEIYVVGGARLWQLYWNGTSWDTLTISSALSGAYDAVIGDINPLFPGNEIGIVHGSTSYQVSIWNWTGAYWYGVAWAWTSTWGAADNCIAIGDILTDNPGAELVLVGGASTTAIPYIFWYAPNGSAWIRGLQKSVASQSDYGVIIGNINRFRNLNQEIVLSGGGSLVEIEQRDLVNDIGTYYFRLLNPTSIINAPDTILVTIFNSGSNPQSSFPVQFAFKNNPISGAIPFPGTLQPGAVDSIKIPVVMNFLGMDTLYVFTNLFGDVNPVNDTTKLHVEVYDESTKVASNFNAVAFPPVNATTSPAFDTPYNWWRTILAGSYNWARYTSGSNPTCTPLEGYAMAGFPSYNASSGSGSRLRTHRINIGPQNRRLMLRFYMYHDPSYTTNPDSIVVEFSCNDTTYTPVAAFHRYGATAGWYAHDVEIGNFHADRNLYLAFRARSGYGNNMFIDSVRAYVTPPTAFNNDAGIIAATLGPKPYIVNKPTSVNVVIKNFGFNPVTSIPIFYTTGGADTTFETWTGYLEIGQIANYSFTQQFVPTASGDNTIWFGTKLSGDQNPQNDTIVKVVTVCPYSHTPPYTKDFDELWINSTEPPFCGWYIIDGGSQTPPVTDNNDWHRYVSTSPSRTVARVYFSPTEVHDDWLISPRFDCSASGNYILNYWHYYNDYTTSRLDSGRVLVSTDDGATWQMIHFYSNADDSGYKSVDVTSLVQGENDVRFAFHYVANDELYWYVDDFVLDFTVGISEVNKNIVNEYFLITHPNPFSNQIMINYGVPKSSEIEIVVYNAAGQMVRTLMKAKVDKGLYKMSWNGYDDYGRKLPNGVYFVRMNTDSRKITNKVLMVK; encoded by the coding sequence ATGAAGTTGCTGCAAATATTAATGATAGGGTCTTTGTTTTTTTCTGTTGTCCTATCATATGCAAAGGAGTATCAACCGATTCAGGAAATTGAAATTCTCAAGGCGAATGATGCAGGGGCAGCGATCAGATTACCAGCACCATTATATGATTCCAACCGGGTCTGGACCGGCTCTACTGCTAATCTGACAAGAAAAATTGCGTTTGGGAAGTATTTTAAAGGCAGTGCAGATGATACTTTAAGGATTATCACCGTTCAATCCGGGGGAACAAGATATCTTGTCATTGCCACCGATACAATGAGTACGAATTTTGTTAAAAATGGTTTTAGAATAGAAACGCCTTACTCATTTACGAGTGGTAGCTCCGCCTATTCGGTAGCAGTGGGAGATGTTGACGGTGATGAATATACCGATATTCTAACCGGACATTCTGCTACACCATACCGATTAATCTGGTTTGAATGGGATGGGGCTAACTGGGTAGCCCGTGATTCCTTCGCGGTGAATAGTTCAATAAACGATATTGTCTTCGGCGATGGAGACAATAATCCGACAACAAGGGATTTTTATATCAATATTGTTCAGACTTCACCGAGTGCAGCAATAATGAGGGTGCAATGGGACGGAAGTGCCTGGGATACAACAAGGATTCTTTTGAGTGGAACGGTAGCAGCAAGGGGTATCGCAATTGGTGATATCGTGCCCACGCTTTCCGGAAACGAAATCTATGTGGTCGGTGGTGCACGGCTCTGGCAATTATACTGGAATGGAACATCCTGGGATACCCTTACTATATCCAGCGCTTTATCCGGTGCTTATGATGCAGTAATCGGTGATATCAATCCTCTCTTTCCTGGAAATGAAATTGGAATTGTGCATGGTTCAACTTCTTATCAAGTTTCAATCTGGAACTGGACCGGGGCCTACTGGTATGGGGTTGCCTGGGCTTGGACATCAACCTGGGGAGCTGCGGATAATTGTATCGCCATTGGTGATATATTGACCGATAATCCGGGTGCAGAGCTCGTCCTGGTCGGTGGTGCCAGCACCACAGCGATACCTTATATCTTCTGGTATGCACCGAATGGCAGTGCATGGATAAGGGGATTACAAAAATCGGTCGCCTCCCAGAGTGATTATGGAGTTATAATCGGCAATATCAACCGATTTAGAAATTTAAATCAGGAGATTGTGCTTTCGGGCGGTGGCTCACTTGTGGAGATTGAGCAGCGAGATTTAGTGAATGACATTGGGACATATTATTTCCGATTATTGAATCCAACTTCAATTATCAATGCACCTGATACAATCCTTGTTACTATCTTTAATTCCGGCTCAAATCCCCAGAGCAGTTTTCCTGTTCAGTTTGCATTCAAGAATAATCCGATAAGTGGCGCAATACCATTTCCTGGCACCCTTCAACCAGGTGCTGTGGATTCCATAAAAATTCCTGTGGTAATGAATTTTCTCGGCATGGATACCCTTTATGTCTTTACGAATTTATTTGGTGATGTTAATCCGGTAAATGATACCACCAAACTCCACGTTGAGGTCTATGACGAAAGCACGAAGGTAGCATCAAACTTCAATGCGGTGGCATTTCCGCCAGTAAATGCAACGACTTCTCCAGCCTTTGATACTCCTTATAATTGGTGGCGGACAATCCTTGCCGGATCCTATAATTGGGCAAGATATACCAGCGGTTCGAACCCAACTTGCACCCCGCTGGAAGGTTATGCAATGGCGGGTTTTCCGTCATATAATGCGAGCAGTGGTTCAGGTTCCAGATTAAGAACACACAGAATTAATATCGGACCTCAGAATCGAAGATTGATGCTTCGTTTCTATATGTATCATGACCCTAGTTATACGACCAATCCAGATTCAATCGTCGTTGAATTTTCTTGTAATGATACTACTTATACCCCAGTTGCTGCATTCCACAGATACGGTGCGACAGCAGGCTGGTATGCCCATGATGTAGAAATTGGTAATTTCCATGCCGACCGAAATCTTTATCTCGCCTTCCGCGCGCGCAGTGGTTATGGAAATAATATGTTCATAGACTCAGTTCGGGCGTATGTTACCCCACCTACCGCATTTAACAATGACGCTGGAATTATTGCAGCGACACTGGGACCTAAACCATACATTGTCAATAAGCCCACGTCGGTGAATGTAGTGATTAAAAATTTTGGATTTAACCCGGTTACATCAATTCCGATTTTCTACACCACCGGTGGGGCGGATACGACATTTGAAACCTGGACCGGTTATCTTGAGATTGGACAGATTGCAAACTATTCGTTCACGCAACAATTTGTACCAACGGCTTCCGGCGATAATACTATCTGGTTTGGAACAAAATTGTCGGGCGACCAGAATCCACAGAATGATACAATCGTTAAAGTAGTTACTGTATGTCCTTATTCCCACACGCCTCCTTATACGAAGGATTTTGATGAACTCTGGATTAATTCAACCGAACCGCCATTCTGTGGCTGGTATATAATTGATGGTGGTTCACAAACGCCACCGGTTACGGACAATAATGACTGGCATCGTTATGTTTCAACAAGTCCATCACGGACCGTGGCAAGGGTGTACTTCTCACCAACTGAAGTGCATGACGACTGGCTCATTTCACCGAGGTTTGATTGCAGTGCCAGTGGTAATTACATACTCAATTACTGGCATTACTATAATGATTATACTACCTCAAGGTTGGATTCGGGCCGCGTCCTTGTCAGCACTGACGATGGCGCAACCTGGCAGATGATTCATTTCTATTCCAATGCCGATGATTCAGGCTATAAGTCCGTGGATGTGACATCTTTGGTTCAAGGTGAGAACGATGTGCGCTTTGCCTTCCATTATGTGGCGAATGATGAATTGTACTGGTATGTTGACGACTTCGTCCTTGATTTCACTGTGGGAATAAGTGAAGTAAACAAGAATATAGTTAATGAATATTTTCTTATCACCCATCCCAATCCTTTCTCAAATCAGATAATGATAAATTACGGAGTACCAAAGAGTTCTGAAATTGAGATTGTAGTCTACAATGCTGCAGGACAGATGGTAAGAACGCTCATGAAGGCAAAGGTTGATAAAGGTTTGTATAAAATGAGTTGGAACGGTTACGATGA